Within Desulfobacter sp., the genomic segment GGAGAGCCGGAGTACCGGATATGCGCCCTCCCCTTGATCCGCTGTCCCCGGTGGAGATGGCCAAGGGCAATATAATCGGCTTCAGGGAATCCGTCCGCCGGAAAGGCATCCAGGGATCCGATATAAATATCCCGCACCGATTCCGACGACTTGCCCCCCACAACGGTGAGATGTCCCGTTGCCATCATTGGCAGGCCCTTTTCCGGACACAATCTTTCAGCCGCCGCAGCCACCTGTCCGTACACCTCCCGGATGGCCCGGCCCACAGCCTGCTGCTTGTCCTGCCCCGACTGCCCCCCCAGGCTTTTGACCAGGTCACGGGGCCGCATAAAGGGCAGGGCACAGACCACAAGTCCGGGCTCCCCGTTGCGGTCTGTGAACAGCATCGCATGGTCCTGCGGATCATCAGAAATCCCTGCCACCACCCGGGTATTCAGGCAGGACAGGATGGAGCGGCCCTCGTTCAGGGTGGCGGCGGCATCGTGGTTCCCTCCCAGGATCAGGGCCTGCCGGCATCCCGTATTCTGAAGGGAAACAATAAATTCATTGTAAAGGGTTCGCGCATAGGAAGGGGGTGCTCCGGTATCGAAAATATCACCGGCCACCACCAGGCCGTCGGCCCGGCGCTCCCTGATCTGCTCAATGAGCCAGTTCAGGAACGCCCGGTGCTCGGTTTCCCGGGTTCTGCCCATGAAATGCTGGCCCAGATGCCAGTCAGAGGTATGAAGAATCCGCATTCAATATCTTTCCATCTGGTTAAAATCAACGGTCGCAAGGATATAACCCAATCCGGACGGGGGCAACCTGAATCTGCCGGATATCAAATTCAACTGCCCCCGGCCATATCATCGATGAGCATTTTGATATCGTTGACCTTGTTCCGGGTGGCGATATACCCCTCCTCAATGGAGTGGCCCACCTGGTCGTAATCCAGCATCTTCAAATCCCCCAGCCGGGGGGTGATAAGAATATCCGGCGGGGTGACGGCAAAGTTCACCCGGGTGATCCGTTCCTGCATGATCTCAATGGCGGAATTGATCACCTGACGGGCACCGGGGGGCTTTGGCGGCTGGGCCTTTTTTTTGGCCTCAAACCGGTTCCTGATCATCTTTTCGGCCGTTTCATATTGTTTGGCCAGGCTTCTTAAAAATTCGTTGCGCACCGTCACCTGCCCCTCC encodes:
- the sbcD gene encoding exonuclease subunit SbcD, which translates into the protein MRILHTSDWHLGQHFMGRTRETEHRAFLNWLIEQIRERRADGLVVAGDIFDTGAPPSYARTLYNEFIVSLQNTGCRQALILGGNHDAAATLNEGRSILSCLNTRVVAGISDDPQDHAMLFTDRNGEPGLVVCALPFMRPRDLVKSLGGQSGQDKQQAVGRAIREVYGQVAAAAERLCPEKGLPMMATGHLTVVGGKSSESVRDIYIGSLDAFPADGFPEADYIALGHLHRGQRIKGRAHIRYSGSPIPLSFDEGAGEKQILQVDFESTGLKSVEPVAVPCFRTLATLKGSLEDIEAGIRALKAGGGKGTLSPAWLEAEVSADHYLTDLQDRIQAVIGEVFGEEGGLELLRIRRKRKNGGPGRVTEVKERLEELNPKEVFDRRLEDEDLTHEQRAAMKTLFDEILETVRGAEK